GACCTCTTTAACCAATTTCTGAGACAAAACTCCTTTTGGTCCCTTTACAACAATTTCTTCTCCATCCAAAGATACTTCCACTCCTTTAGGAAGTTGAATGGGATCTCGAGCTTTACGAGACATTTCCTACCTATATTTCTTTTTTCTTACCAAACAAGACAAAGCAACTCGCCGCCTATATTGCTGGCTCTCGCCAACGAACCCTCCATTACTCCCTTAGAAGTAGAAAGAACAGAAATACCCATATTTCCAAACACATAAGGAATTTTTGAAGAAGGAACATAAACCCTTAACGAAGGCTTTGAAACCCTTTTCAACCCCCTAATAACGGGCCTTCTGTCATCCCCATACTTAAGGAAAATTCGCATCGTTTTCTTCCTACTCTCTTCCTTAATTAGATATTGAGCAATGAAGCCGCGCTTTTTCAAAATCGATGTTATGGATTCCTTAATCTTACTATGAGACACATCTATAAAAGTATGCTCAGCGGCCAAAGCATTTCTAATTCTCGTGAGCAAATCTGCTATAGGATCACTGGTAGTTCCCATCATCTCTCCTTATTCTGCCTTCTTAAATCGTAGACCCATAGCCCCTAACAACTCCAGACACTCCTCGTCTGTCTTTGCTGTGGTTACCCAAGTGATGTTCATCCCTTGAGATCTTTTCACTTTATCAAGGTCCACTTCTGGGAAAATTTGCTGATCATCTAATCCCAAGGAGTAGCAGCCTCTACCATCTCCTTTTAATCCGAAACCTCTAAAATCTCTAATCCGAGGCGAAGCTATGTTACAAAATCTATCCATAAATTCATACATTCTCTTCCCTCGAAGAGTAACTTTAGCTCCAATCCCTTGCCCTTCTCTTAATTTGAAGCCCGCAATAGAATTCTTTGCTTTGGTAACGAGAGGCTTTTGTCCAGAAATATAGGCCAACTCCTCTAAAT
This is a stretch of genomic DNA from Chlamydiifrater phoenicopteri. It encodes these proteins:
- the rplE gene encoding 50S ribosomal protein L5, producing MSRLKELYYTEIRKKLSEKFSYKNVMQIPVLKKIVISMGLAEAAKDKNLFQSHLEELAYISGQKPLVTKAKNSIAGFKLREGQGIGAKVTLRGKRMYEFMDRFCNIASPRIRDFRGFGLKGDGRGCYSLGLDDQQIFPEVDLDKVKRSQGMNITWVTTAKTDEECLELLGAMGLRFKKAE
- the rpsH gene encoding 30S ribosomal protein S8, whose product is MGTTSDPIADLLTRIRNALAAEHTFIDVSHSKIKESITSILKKRGFIAQYLIKEESRKKTMRIFLKYGDDRRPVIRGLKRVSKPSLRVYVPSSKIPYVFGNMGISVLSTSKGVMEGSLARASNIGGELLCLVW